In Streptomyces sp. NBC_00306, a single genomic region encodes these proteins:
- a CDS encoding MCE family protein — MNTTVLRRRLAGVVFLLVPALLVWLSVAVYDKKFTDDATITVLAGSVGNEMHNNAEVKLRGVVVGEVRDIRADGRGARLTLAIDPGRLSSIPADVTVQMLPTTLFGERFVALVPPARNPSSRTLRAGDTITQDRSSNAIELEQVLDHVLPLLTAVQPQKLSATLTAVSQALEGRGDQLGRTLVTLDAHLKKLNPQLPVLNRDIAHLVKVSHLYADAAPDVLKALTDFTTTTGTIAGQQAELARLYGSTTTTAQDLTTFLRHNKENLIRLAAVSRPTLELLARYSPSFPCTLRTLAGFVPAMDKALGKGTDRPGLHVDLTTVPSLGKYVPGKDTPVYDGGDGPHCYAVPYNGTPAPAAAEAAAPSLGLPNSPQENELVNELMAPELKKAPRELPDWSSVLTGPVYRGTEVTLK; from the coding sequence ATGAACACGACCGTCTTACGCCGAAGGCTTGCCGGAGTGGTCTTCCTGCTGGTGCCCGCCCTCCTGGTGTGGCTGTCGGTCGCCGTGTACGACAAGAAGTTCACCGACGACGCCACGATCACCGTCCTCGCCGGCTCCGTGGGCAACGAGATGCACAACAACGCCGAGGTGAAGCTCCGCGGCGTCGTCGTCGGCGAGGTGCGTGACATCCGCGCCGACGGCAGAGGCGCCCGTCTCACCCTCGCCATCGACCCCGGCCGGCTCAGCAGCATCCCCGCCGATGTCACCGTGCAGATGCTCCCGACCACCCTCTTCGGCGAGCGCTTCGTCGCCCTCGTACCGCCCGCCCGCAACCCCTCGTCCCGCACGCTCCGGGCCGGCGACACCATCACTCAGGACCGCTCCAGCAACGCCATCGAGCTGGAGCAGGTGCTCGACCATGTGCTGCCGCTGCTCACCGCGGTCCAGCCGCAGAAACTCTCCGCGACCCTGACCGCCGTCTCGCAGGCGCTGGAGGGCCGCGGTGACCAGCTCGGCCGCACCCTGGTCACCCTGGACGCGCATCTCAAGAAGCTCAACCCGCAACTGCCCGTCCTCAACCGGGACATCGCGCACCTCGTCAAGGTCAGCCACCTGTACGCGGACGCCGCCCCGGACGTCCTGAAGGCGCTCACCGACTTCACCACCACCACGGGCACCATCGCCGGGCAGCAGGCCGAACTCGCCCGCCTCTACGGCTCGACCACCACCACCGCGCAGGACCTCACCACCTTCCTGCGCCACAACAAGGAGAACCTCATCCGGCTCGCCGCGGTGAGCCGCCCGACGCTGGAGCTGCTCGCCCGCTACTCGCCGTCGTTCCCCTGCACCCTGCGCACCCTCGCCGGCTTCGTGCCCGCCATGGACAAGGCACTGGGGAAGGGCACCGACCGGCCCGGACTCCATGTCGATCTGACCACGGTGCCCTCCCTCGGCAAGTACGTGCCCGGCAAGGACACACCCGTCTACGACGGAGGCGACGGACCGCACTGCTACGCCGTGCCCTACAACGGCACACCGGCGCCCGCCGCGGCGGAAGCGGCCGCACCGAGCCTCGGCCTGCCCAACTCGCCCCAGGAGAACGAGCTCGTCAACGAACTGATGGCCCCCGAACTGAAGAAGGCGCCGCGGGAGCTGCCCGACTGGAGCAGCGTCCTGACCGGGCCCGTCTACCGCGGCACGGAGGTGACGCTCAAGTGA
- a CDS encoding MCE family protein, with protein sequence MKRRSIAGPLVKSVVFIVVTVLATTVLAVSIANTGVGDTAPYKARFTDVTGLIAGDSVRIAGVKVGQVESVRVADRREAEVSFSVREGRKLPVSVTASVKYLNMVGQRYIDLDQGAGPVGQYLAAGDTIPLKRTTPALDLTQLFNGFQPLFEGLSPNEINDLASSIVTVLQGDGGTVDSLVKHVGSLTTTVAGKDQVIGQVIKNLNIVLKTVNDREAGFDQLVDTLQRLVSGFSGDRKPLGEAVVAMGGLTTVTADLLTDGRAPLKNDIRELGRLSRQLGDNSPAIENFLRKTPAKMQALTRLASYGSWLNLYLCEAKVSGVTTSDGSTPPTGIGISEPRCQG encoded by the coding sequence GTGAAGCGCCGCAGCATCGCCGGACCGCTGGTGAAGTCGGTCGTCTTCATCGTGGTCACCGTGCTGGCCACCACCGTCCTGGCCGTCAGCATCGCCAACACCGGGGTCGGCGACACGGCCCCGTACAAGGCACGGTTCACCGATGTGACCGGACTGATCGCGGGCGACAGCGTACGGATCGCCGGGGTGAAGGTGGGCCAGGTCGAGTCCGTCAGGGTCGCCGACCGCCGCGAGGCCGAGGTCTCCTTCAGCGTCCGCGAAGGGCGCAAGCTGCCCGTCTCGGTGACCGCCTCGGTCAAGTACCTCAACATGGTCGGGCAGCGCTACATCGACCTCGACCAGGGCGCGGGCCCCGTCGGGCAGTACCTGGCGGCCGGCGACACCATTCCCCTGAAGCGCACCACACCCGCGCTCGACCTCACCCAGCTCTTCAACGGCTTCCAGCCGCTCTTCGAAGGGCTGTCACCGAACGAGATCAACGACCTGGCCTCCTCGATCGTGACCGTCCTCCAGGGCGACGGGGGCACCGTCGACAGTCTGGTGAAGCACGTCGGTTCCCTGACGACGACCGTCGCCGGCAAGGACCAGGTCATCGGCCAGGTCATCAAGAACCTCAACATCGTGCTGAAGACCGTCAACGACCGCGAGGCGGGCTTCGACCAGCTCGTCGACACCCTCCAGCGATTGGTCAGCGGATTCTCCGGCGACCGCAAGCCCCTCGGCGAGGCCGTGGTCGCCATGGGCGGGCTCACCACCGTCACCGCGGACCTGCTGACGGACGGCCGTGCGCCGCTCAAGAACGACATCCGGGAACTCGGCCGTCTCTCCCGGCAGTTGGGCGACAACAGCCCCGCCATCGAGAATTTCCTGCGGAAGACGCCCGCCAAGATGCAGGCCCTCACCCGGCTCGCCTCGTACGGGTCCTGGCTCAACCTCTATCTCTGCGAGGCGAAGGTCAGCGGCGTCACCACGTCGGACGGCAGCACACCGCCCACGGGCATCGGGATCAGCGAACCGAGGTGCCAGGGATGA
- a CDS encoding MCE family protein, with product MRMTMPGRIKPIRERNPVAVGLVGLLVLALLGFAALRADSLPLIGGGTTYTAEFTEAAGLTDGDEVRIAGVKVGEVTSVGLDGDRVAVRFRVEDAWIGNSSTVAIAIKTLLGQKYLAVDPLGTTGQNASERIPASRTTSPYDVTQAFNGLGETIGKIDTAQLAKSFETISATFKNSPPNVRTAATGLSALSRSVSQRDAQLAALLKSSRQLSRTLDGKKSSFEILLEDGSLLLGEIQARRDAIHLLLTGTKNLGKQLSGLVADNRQQLAPTLAALSKVTGVLLKNRTSLDRTLALAGPYYRLVGNTLGSGRWFDNYLCGLVPRTYLPPGTPPTTGCMPPKPSGGAS from the coding sequence ATGAGGATGACCATGCCGGGCCGTATCAAGCCCATCAGGGAACGCAACCCGGTCGCCGTCGGCCTCGTCGGACTCCTCGTCCTCGCGCTGCTCGGGTTCGCGGCGCTCCGTGCCGACTCCCTGCCCCTCATCGGCGGCGGCACCACCTATACGGCGGAGTTCACCGAGGCCGCCGGACTCACGGACGGCGACGAGGTACGCATCGCGGGGGTGAAGGTCGGCGAGGTCACCTCCGTCGGTCTGGACGGCGACAGGGTGGCCGTCCGCTTCCGGGTCGAGGACGCCTGGATCGGCAACTCCAGCACGGTCGCCATCGCCATCAAGACGCTGCTCGGGCAGAAGTACCTGGCCGTCGACCCACTCGGCACCACCGGCCAGAACGCGTCCGAGCGCATCCCCGCGAGCCGCACCACCTCCCCGTACGACGTGACCCAGGCCTTCAACGGACTGGGCGAGACCATCGGGAAGATCGACACCGCGCAGCTCGCCAAGAGCTTCGAGACGATCTCCGCGACCTTCAAGAACTCCCCGCCGAACGTGCGCACGGCCGCGACCGGGCTCTCCGCACTCTCCCGCTCCGTCTCCCAGCGCGACGCCCAGCTCGCGGCGCTCCTCAAGAGCAGCAGACAGCTCTCGCGCACCCTGGACGGCAAGAAGAGCAGCTTCGAGATCCTGCTGGAGGACGGCAGTCTGCTGCTCGGTGAGATCCAGGCCCGGCGCGACGCCATCCATCTGCTGCTCACCGGCACCAAGAACCTCGGGAAACAGCTCTCCGGGCTGGTCGCGGACAACCGACAGCAACTCGCGCCCACCCTGGCCGCGTTGAGCAAGGTCACCGGGGTGCTCCTGAAGAACCGCACGAGCCTCGACCGGACCCTCGCGCTCGCCGGACCGTACTACCGGCTCGTCGGCAACACCCTCGGCAGCGGGCGCTGGTTCGACAACTACCTCTGCGGGCTCGTCCCGCGGACCTATCTGCCTCCCGGCACGCCTCCCACGACCGGATGCATGCCGCCCAAGCCCTCAGGCGGTGCCTCATGA
- a CDS encoding MCE family protein has translation MNLRRIVGITAGLAVIAVAGASGAMALKEAESTRVTAYFSRATGVYEGSDLRVLGVKVGTVDTVKPMGDQVRVTLLLDRDVEVPADAHAVVVAPSVVADRYIQLAPAYRGGARLEDGAVLPAERNAMPLEVDQLYASITELSTALGPKGANADGALARLFDTGAANLDGNGKAIGDSVAQFGKAARTLDSSSGDLFGTLEHLQSFTAMLKKNDGTVAKAEQQLATVTGFLADDKENLSAALKELGKALGVVKGFIKENRAGLQKNVDALVPLTRTLVDQRASLAEAMDTAPLAAGNLMAAYDPVHRTINGRADINELSFGGDLVTPDGTHPLAGLVPVAPNRQKALPGLPLPPVGTVYGTPDKRRGASR, from the coding sequence ATGAACCTCCGCCGGATCGTCGGGATCACCGCCGGGCTCGCGGTGATCGCCGTCGCGGGAGCGTCCGGGGCGATGGCGCTGAAGGAAGCCGAATCCACCCGCGTCACCGCCTACTTCAGCCGCGCCACCGGTGTGTACGAGGGCTCCGACCTGCGAGTCCTCGGTGTCAAGGTCGGCACGGTCGATACGGTGAAACCGATGGGGGACCAGGTGCGGGTCACCCTGCTGCTCGACCGCGACGTCGAGGTCCCCGCGGACGCGCACGCCGTCGTCGTGGCCCCCAGTGTCGTCGCCGACCGCTACATCCAGCTGGCCCCCGCCTACCGCGGGGGCGCACGGCTCGAGGACGGAGCGGTCCTGCCCGCAGAACGCAACGCCATGCCACTGGAGGTCGACCAGCTCTACGCGTCGATCACCGAACTCAGCACCGCACTCGGGCCCAAGGGCGCGAACGCGGACGGCGCGCTCGCGCGTCTCTTCGACACGGGCGCCGCCAACCTCGACGGCAACGGAAAGGCGATAGGCGACTCCGTCGCACAGTTCGGCAAAGCGGCACGCACGCTCGACAGCAGCAGCGGCGACCTGTTCGGCACCCTGGAACACCTCCAGTCCTTCACCGCCATGCTCAAGAAGAACGACGGCACGGTGGCCAAGGCCGAACAGCAACTCGCCACCGTCACCGGCTTCCTGGCGGACGACAAGGAGAACCTGTCGGCCGCGCTCAAGGAGCTCGGCAAGGCGCTCGGCGTGGTGAAGGGCTTCATCAAGGAGAACCGCGCCGGGCTCCAGAAGAACGTCGACGCCCTCGTACCGCTGACCCGGACCCTGGTCGATCAGCGCGCCTCACTCGCCGAGGCGATGGACACCGCCCCTCTCGCCGCCGGCAACCTGATGGCCGCGTACGACCCGGTCCACCGCACCATCAACGGCCGCGCCGACATCAACGAACTCAGCTTCGGCGGCGATCTCGTCACTCCCGACGGTACGCATCCACTGGCCGGCCTCGTTCCCGTGGCGCCGAACCGGCAGAAGGCCCTGCCCGGTCTGCCGCTGCCGCCCGTCGGCACCGTCTACGGCACCCCGGACAAGCGTCGGGGGGCCTCCCGGTGA
- a CDS encoding MCE family protein gives MPELSGIEQLPLPGGADLGSHPYDITAEFEDVLSLVPQSAVKVNDVAVGRVTGITLSSQDWSAKVTMRINGDVELPADAHAHLEQSSLLGEKYIQLSPPPARTRTAAGTRAASPLADGAAIPVARTNRNPEVEEVFGALSLLLNGGGINQIKTIATELNKAIGGREPQVASVLKRIDTLVTSLDKNKGNITAALDGVNRLAATLATRKQQVGRVLTGLSPGLSVLEQQRGSLLTMLRALGTLSDVAVDTVERSKADTIADLKALGPTLKALADSGKALPDSLQVLVTYPFTDEVLRGVKGDYLNVYLNVAAVPGTQIIPELTPPGAQATVRRGRDAGLPLPLPPVTTAPAPADPATPAEGSR, from the coding sequence ATGCCGGAGCTGTCGGGCATCGAGCAGCTGCCGCTGCCCGGCGGCGCTGATCTCGGAAGCCATCCGTACGACATCACCGCGGAGTTCGAGGACGTCCTCAGCCTGGTGCCGCAGTCCGCGGTCAAGGTGAACGACGTCGCCGTCGGCCGGGTCACCGGGATCACCCTCAGCTCCCAGGACTGGTCCGCGAAGGTCACCATGCGCATCAACGGCGACGTGGAACTGCCCGCCGACGCCCACGCCCACCTGGAACAGTCCAGCCTCCTCGGTGAGAAGTACATCCAGCTCTCACCCCCGCCCGCCAGAACCCGGACGGCGGCGGGCACCCGCGCGGCGAGTCCCCTCGCGGACGGCGCGGCCATCCCGGTCGCCCGCACCAACCGCAACCCCGAGGTCGAAGAGGTCTTCGGAGCGCTGTCGCTGCTGCTCAACGGTGGCGGCATCAACCAGATCAAGACCATCGCCACCGAGCTCAACAAGGCCATCGGCGGGCGTGAACCCCAGGTCGCCTCCGTGCTCAAGCGGATCGACACCCTGGTGACCAGCCTCGACAAGAACAAGGGCAACATCACCGCCGCCCTCGACGGCGTCAACCGGCTCGCCGCCACCCTCGCGACCCGCAAGCAGCAGGTCGGCCGGGTGCTCACCGGACTGAGCCCCGGCCTGTCCGTGCTGGAACAGCAGCGCGGCTCCCTCCTCACCATGCTGCGCGCCCTCGGCACCCTCTCCGACGTCGCCGTCGACACCGTCGAACGGAGCAAGGCCGACACGATCGCCGACCTCAAGGCACTCGGGCCGACGCTGAAGGCGCTCGCGGACTCGGGGAAGGCCCTGCCCGACTCGCTCCAGGTGCTGGTGACCTATCCGTTCACCGACGAGGTCCTGCGCGGGGTGAAGGGCGACTACCTCAACGTCTATCTGAACGTGGCGGCGGTCCCCGGCACGCAGATCATCCCCGAGCTCACACCGCCGGGGGCGCAGGCAACCGTGCGGAGGGGCCGCGACGCGGGGCTCCCTCTTCCCCTTCCGCCCGTCACGACGGCACCTGCCCCGGCGGATCCCGCCACGCCCGCGGAAGGGAGCCGCTGA
- a CDS encoding MlaD family protein, whose amino-acid sequence MLTTATRLKNVAFLVVAVLVLGFVGIRYADLGRYAGLQEHYTVRVQLPHTGGLFTHSDVTYRGVSVGRVGPIELREDGVEAELRIKDSAPPIPADLEAVVAGLSAVGEQYIDLRPRNNAGPYLRDGAVVAQRDTRVPAPVTDVLTSVDALASSIDPESLRTVVDEFGAALSGRGDDLQVLLDSGDDFVRAADRALPVTTRLMNDSETVLRTQTEQGQALKSFATGAKELAGQLKGSDADLRRLIAAAPDAAGQISGLLRDLDPALGVVVANLLTTSQVAVTRQRGIEELLVQLPAVAAAGSTAITGQGARFGMAVTFFEPLPCTAGYGGTTYRNGLDTSPAAALNTKARCTSPAGSGVNVRGSANAPGGGAVPDPAVPGSMLPPAAGTDGAGTAPASAERLPGLLGLPSVAGTPPGLGGLLGLEAGDDLEAGDD is encoded by the coding sequence ATGCTCACCACCGCCACGCGCCTCAAGAACGTGGCCTTCCTGGTCGTCGCCGTCCTCGTGCTCGGCTTCGTCGGCATCCGCTACGCCGACCTCGGGCGGTACGCGGGACTTCAGGAGCACTACACCGTGCGCGTCCAACTCCCGCACACCGGCGGCCTCTTCACCCATTCCGACGTCACCTACCGGGGCGTGTCGGTCGGCCGGGTCGGACCCATCGAGCTGCGCGAGGACGGCGTCGAGGCCGAACTCCGTATCAAGGACTCGGCACCCCCCATCCCCGCCGACCTGGAAGCGGTCGTCGCCGGTCTGTCCGCGGTCGGCGAGCAGTACATCGACCTGCGGCCGAGGAACAACGCGGGCCCGTACCTGCGGGACGGCGCGGTCGTCGCACAGCGCGACACCCGCGTCCCCGCGCCGGTCACCGACGTCCTCACCAGCGTCGACGCCCTGGCCTCCTCCATCGACCCGGAGTCGCTGCGGACCGTCGTGGACGAGTTCGGTGCCGCGCTGAGCGGACGGGGCGACGACCTCCAGGTGCTGCTGGACAGCGGCGACGACTTCGTCCGTGCGGCCGACCGGGCGCTCCCGGTCACCACGCGGCTGATGAACGACAGCGAGACCGTGCTCCGTACGCAGACCGAGCAGGGGCAGGCCCTCAAGTCCTTTGCGACGGGGGCGAAGGAGCTCGCCGGACAGCTGAAGGGGTCCGACGCCGATCTGCGGCGCCTCATCGCCGCGGCGCCCGACGCGGCCGGCCAGATCAGCGGCCTCCTGCGCGATCTCGATCCCGCTCTCGGGGTGGTGGTCGCCAATCTGCTCACCACCTCGCAGGTCGCGGTCACCCGGCAGCGCGGCATCGAGGAACTGCTGGTCCAGCTGCCTGCCGTGGCCGCCGCTGGCTCGACCGCGATCACCGGCCAGGGAGCCCGCTTCGGTATGGCGGTGACGTTCTTCGAACCGCTGCCGTGCACCGCCGGATACGGCGGAACCACCTATCGCAACGGACTCGACACGTCACCCGCCGCGGCACTCAACACCAAGGCCCGCTGCACATCGCCGGCCGGCAGCGGAGTGAACGTCCGCGGCAGCGCGAACGCCCCCGGCGGCGGCGCGGTGCCCGACCCCGCGGTACCCGGCTCCATGCTGCCGCCGGCCGCCGGGACCGACGGAGCCGGCACGGCCCCCGCCTCGGCCGAACGCCTGCCGGGGCTGCTCGGACTGCCGTCGGTCGCCGGCACCCCGCCCGGCCTCGGCGGGCTTCTCGGACTGGAGGCGGGCGATGACCTGGAGGCGGGCGATGACTAG
- a CDS encoding lytic transglycosylase domain-containing protein: MRRPRGARARKRLAGSVAAVAAMAALTASQAPGTVPEKPTGETNSEAAYGIWAEPPNDDSYHTELPPLRTPPGPVRPGRPSGGVQTGVVRTESGIPATVLAAYRRAQTLIARTDPGCRLPWQLLAAIGKVESGQARGGRVDASGTTLSPILGPVLDGNGFATIRDTDGGAYDGDRRYDRAVGPMQFIPSTWARWGQDANGDGRRDPGNIHDAALAAGRYLCAGDRDLTVPRDLDRAILSYNHSRAYLRTVLAWLDFYRSGAHPVPDGTGVLPGSPGAGGRTPAVRPVGKGNGSGGGIVVGPTPTPAPTVRPRPTPGRPPGPWPPGGPTSPPTGSPDPSPSPDPTPSPDPSPTPSPTPSEPSPCPSPDPTPSPQPSSPEPSPSGSPGDDPCSPLPG, from the coding sequence ATGAGGCGCCCGCGCGGTGCGCGCGCCCGCAAGCGACTCGCCGGAAGCGTCGCCGCGGTGGCGGCGATGGCCGCGCTGACCGCCTCCCAGGCACCGGGAACCGTTCCCGAAAAGCCGACCGGCGAGACCAACTCCGAAGCCGCGTACGGGATATGGGCCGAGCCGCCGAACGACGACTCGTACCACACCGAACTGCCGCCTCTGCGTACACCGCCCGGGCCCGTCCGGCCGGGCCGGCCGTCCGGTGGCGTCCAGACCGGCGTCGTGCGGACCGAGTCGGGCATCCCCGCGACGGTTCTCGCCGCGTATCGCCGTGCCCAGACACTCATCGCCCGCACCGATCCGGGTTGCCGTCTGCCGTGGCAACTCCTCGCGGCGATCGGCAAGGTCGAGTCCGGTCAGGCGCGCGGCGGGCGGGTGGACGCCTCGGGCACCACGCTCTCGCCGATCCTCGGCCCGGTCCTCGACGGCAACGGCTTCGCCACCATCAGGGACACCGACGGGGGCGCGTACGACGGCGACCGGCGCTACGACCGTGCGGTGGGGCCGATGCAGTTCATCCCCTCCACCTGGGCGCGCTGGGGCCAGGACGCCAACGGCGACGGACGCAGGGATCCGGGCAACATCCACGACGCGGCCCTCGCCGCCGGACGCTATCTGTGCGCCGGCGACCGCGATCTGACGGTGCCCAGGGATCTGGACCGGGCGATCCTCAGCTACAACCACTCGCGGGCGTATCTGCGCACGGTCCTGGCCTGGCTGGACTTCTACCGGTCCGGCGCCCACCCCGTCCCGGACGGCACGGGCGTCCTGCCAGGGAGCCCCGGTGCGGGCGGCAGGACTCCTGCCGTGCGTCCTGTCGGGAAGGGGAACGGGAGCGGTGGAGGCATCGTCGTCGGTCCCACGCCGACACCGGCGCCGACCGTCCGGCCCCGCCCGACTCCCGGCCGGCCTCCGGGGCCGTGGCCGCCCGGCGGTCCCACCTCGCCGCCGACCGGCTCGCCGGATCCGAGCCCCTCGCCCGATCCGACCCCGTCGCCGGATCCGAGCCCGACACCCAGCCCGACACCTTCCGAACCGTCGCCCTGCCCCTCACCCGATCCGACACCCTCGCCCCAGCCGTCGTCCCCGGAACCGTCGCCGAGCGGCAGCCCCGGCGACGATCCCTGCTCACCCCTCCCGGGGTGA
- a CDS encoding ATP-dependent DNA ligase, translating into MDLPVMPPVKPMLAKSVKKIPPGMQYEAKWDGFRAIVHRDGDELVIGSRTGKPLTRYFPELAADLAAQLPDRCVVDGEIVIAHEGRLDFDKLTERIHPADSRVRMLAEQTPASFVAFDLLALGDEALLDAPLSLRRTTLAAALADAAPPVHLAPATTDVELAQQWFEQYEGAGLDGVVAKPLDVPYRPDARLMFKIKHERTADAVVAGYRLHKSGPVVGSLLLGLYDDSGALQHVGVCAAFSMQRRAELIEELAPLLMESPEGHPWAAWAEEAAHEGARLPGAQSRWTGKKDLSWVAVRPERVVEVAYDHMEGDRFRHTAQFRRWRPDREPASCTYTQLEEPVSYDLAEVLSPREG; encoded by the coding sequence ATGGATCTGCCGGTCATGCCGCCCGTGAAGCCGATGCTCGCCAAGTCCGTGAAGAAGATCCCGCCCGGCATGCAGTACGAGGCCAAGTGGGACGGCTTCCGTGCGATCGTCCACCGGGACGGGGACGAGCTGGTGATCGGCTCCCGTACGGGCAAGCCGCTCACCCGCTACTTCCCGGAACTCGCCGCCGATCTGGCGGCCCAGCTCCCCGACCGCTGTGTGGTGGACGGGGAGATCGTGATCGCCCATGAGGGCCGGCTGGACTTCGACAAGCTCACCGAGCGCATTCACCCGGCCGACTCCCGGGTGCGGATGCTCGCCGAGCAGACACCCGCGAGCTTCGTGGCCTTCGATCTGCTCGCTCTGGGTGACGAGGCCCTGCTGGACGCCCCGCTGTCGCTGCGGCGCACGACGCTGGCCGCCGCGCTGGCGGACGCGGCGCCACCCGTTCATCTCGCGCCCGCGACCACCGATGTGGAGCTGGCCCAGCAGTGGTTCGAGCAGTACGAGGGCGCCGGGCTCGACGGGGTGGTGGCCAAGCCGCTGGATGTGCCGTACCGCCCCGACGCACGCCTGATGTTCAAGATCAAGCACGAGCGCACGGCCGATGCCGTGGTCGCGGGCTACCGGCTCCACAAGAGCGGGCCGGTCGTGGGGTCGCTGCTGCTCGGTCTGTACGACGACTCGGGCGCGCTCCAGCACGTCGGCGTCTGCGCCGCCTTCTCCATGCAGCGGCGCGCGGAGCTGATCGAGGAGCTGGCGCCATTGCTCATGGAATCCCCGGAGGGGCATCCGTGGGCGGCCTGGGCCGAGGAGGCCGCCCACGAGGGAGCCCGGCTGCCCGGCGCGCAGAGCCGCTGGACGGGCAAGAAGGATCTGTCATGGGTGGCCGTGCGACCGGAGCGGGTGGTCGAGGTCGCCTACGACCACATGGAGGGCGACCGCTTCCGGCACACGGCGCAGTTCCGCCGCTGGCGGCCGGACCGCGAACCGGCCTCCTGCACGTACACCCAGTTGGAGGAACCGGTGTCGTACGACCTCGCCGAGGTGCTGTCACCCCGGGAGGGGTGA
- the ligD gene encoding non-homologous end-joining DNA ligase → MAGAVELEVGERTVRVSNPDKVYFPEHGYTKLDMVRYYLAVGDGITRALRNRPTTLERYPDGVTGESFFQKRAPKYLPDWIPTAHITFPSGRSADEMCPTEPAAVIWAANLGAVTFHPWPVRRDDTDHPDELRIDLDPQPGTDYADAVRAAHELRAVLDEVGLRGWPKTSGGRGIHVFVPIEPRWTFTQVRRSAIAAGRLLERRMPDRVTIKWWKEERGARIFVDYNQTARDRTIASAYSVRPRPHAPVSAPLRWEEVDDARPEDFDIMTMPGRYAEVGDVHADMDDHRFSLETLLEAANKDEAEHGLGDLPYPPEYPKMPGEPKRVQPSRAKKTE, encoded by the coding sequence ATGGCCGGAGCGGTGGAACTGGAAGTGGGGGAGCGGACCGTACGCGTGTCCAATCCCGACAAGGTCTACTTCCCTGAGCACGGCTACACGAAGCTGGACATGGTCCGCTACTACCTGGCCGTCGGCGACGGCATCACCCGGGCCTTGCGGAACCGTCCCACCACCCTCGAGCGCTACCCCGACGGGGTGACCGGCGAATCGTTCTTCCAGAAGCGCGCGCCCAAATACCTGCCCGACTGGATCCCGACGGCCCACATCACCTTCCCCAGCGGCCGGTCGGCCGACGAGATGTGCCCTACGGAACCCGCGGCCGTCATCTGGGCCGCCAACCTCGGCGCCGTCACCTTCCACCCCTGGCCCGTGCGCCGTGACGACACCGACCACCCCGACGAGCTGCGCATCGACCTCGACCCGCAGCCCGGCACCGACTACGCGGACGCCGTCCGGGCCGCCCACGAGCTGCGGGCCGTGCTCGACGAGGTGGGACTGCGCGGCTGGCCCAAGACGTCCGGCGGCCGCGGCATCCATGTCTTCGTGCCGATCGAACCGCGCTGGACCTTCACCCAGGTCCGCCGGTCCGCCATCGCGGCCGGCCGGCTGCTGGAGCGCCGTATGCCCGACCGGGTGACCATCAAGTGGTGGAAGGAGGAGCGTGGCGCGCGCATCTTCGTCGACTACAACCAGACGGCGCGGGACCGCACCATCGCCTCCGCATACTCCGTACGGCCCCGGCCGCACGCACCCGTCTCCGCCCCGCTGCGCTGGGAGGAGGTCGACGACGCCAGGCCCGAGGACTTCGACATCATGACGATGCCCGGCCGGTACGCCGAGGTCGGCGACGTCCACGCCGACATGGACGACCACCGGTTCAGCCTGGAGACCCTGCTGGAGGCGGCGAACAAGGACGAGGCCGAGCACGGCCTCGGCGATCTGCCGTATCCGCCGGAGTACCCGAAGATGCCGGGCGAGCCGAAGCGGGTGCAGCCCAGCCGGGCGAAGAAGACGGAATGA